The following are from one region of the Rhodopirellula sp. P2 genome:
- a CDS encoding DUF2853 family protein gives MEKYLANVKKYVPNPVEDAVESLVNHLRLALANRDSATVAATDPEELAGIKSGYCSVNLDLTSEQADAAIQKVCEIMKGDKAKCRVTFYYLLAQESDTMHRVAG, from the coding sequence ATGGAAAAATACCTGGCGAACGTAAAGAAGTACGTCCCCAATCCCGTCGAAGACGCGGTGGAATCCTTGGTCAACCACCTGCGGTTGGCCTTGGCAAACCGTGACTCGGCAACGGTTGCGGCAACCGACCCGGAAGAACTCGCTGGTATCAAGAGCGGTTACTGTTCAGTGAACTTGGACCTGACGTCCGAACAAGCCGACGCGGCCATCCAAAAGGTGTGCGAGATCATGAAGGGTGACAAAGCGAAATGTCGCGTCACGTTCTACTACTTGTTGGCACAAGAAAGCGATACGATGCACCGAGTGGCGGGATAA
- a CDS encoding DUF5060 domain-containing protein, whose product MFTEAKGFVKVEAEDFASQTQTEKRAFYLTTADSTPSVTPDGDPSHAASASGGAYLEILPDTRRTHADKLIHGTNFSPQPGKMAVLTYRVNVQTPGRYYVWVRAYSTGGEDNGLHVGLDGTWPESGQRLQWCQGKHSWYWDSKQRTEAQHCGEPGKIFLDIHEPGEHKIHFSMREDGFEFDQWLMTTDANFKRPPAGPSAKPQQASEKVTLALPAKEFEFKSGGYYLDQGKWLAINPDRNKTAAAQKVFPFPSGRYDIALKAVGENDGQSTYTLSADKESIGSFTCPLANQTYAEGEQFHQTFANVQLTEGAELEVTSKIASADGQEFSRARWSELTFTPANEATAKAAAKFAKENNQSVAKASAKSDSQDRTGSPTKPVSDQPLQMPREQDGDGKVTVSGEKREWHKITLTLNGPYAHEQDNSPNPFLDYRMDVEFKHENGKQYLVPGYFAANGDAANSSAESGTQWRAHFAPDETGTWTYTVRFVKGKNAAIDRDASADALAPFNGKTGNFAVAKTNKSGRDLRAHGRLQYVNKPHLQFAGSKTYFLKAGADAPETLLGYAEFDGTVAGKPGKVPLKKYAPHVGDWRRGDPTWKDGQGKGLIGAVNYLSSKGCNAFSFLTYNAGGDGDNVWPFIQRDDKLHYDCSKLDQWGIVFDHGTQNGMYLHFKLQETENDDHRQGQKANGYKPESLDGGKLGTQRKLYLREIIARFGHNLALNWNLSEETTQTADEHLAMLNYIGEMDPYGHHRVLHTYPGQQDEKYDPLLGDKSNLTGVSLQNSHIKDTHWQTVKWREKAREAGKAWVVAFDESGTAAHGQCPDLGYRGYDGHDKTGKMTYTQHEVRKQTLWGNFMGGGGGVEYYFGYQYVENDLGCEDWRSRDQSWDACRIAIEFFQNNSIPFWDMANADELIGNEKHDNSKYCLAKTGEVYVVYLPNGGTTSIDLSDAEGEFQVQWYNARIGGDLQSGSVKTVSGGGSVEIGNPPAEADQDWAVLLRK is encoded by the coding sequence GTGTTCACCGAAGCCAAGGGCTTTGTGAAGGTCGAAGCAGAAGACTTCGCATCGCAAACGCAAACCGAAAAGCGCGCCTTCTATTTGACCACCGCCGACTCGACTCCCTCGGTCACCCCCGACGGTGACCCATCGCATGCGGCGAGCGCCAGCGGCGGGGCATACCTGGAGATCCTCCCCGACACTCGGCGGACCCACGCCGACAAATTGATCCACGGCACCAACTTTTCACCGCAGCCCGGCAAAATGGCCGTGCTGACCTACCGTGTGAACGTGCAGACTCCTGGTCGTTACTACGTGTGGGTACGAGCGTACTCGACCGGTGGTGAAGACAACGGGTTGCATGTTGGCCTCGATGGCACTTGGCCCGAATCGGGACAACGTCTGCAATGGTGTCAGGGCAAACACTCGTGGTACTGGGACAGCAAACAACGAACCGAGGCACAACACTGCGGCGAGCCCGGCAAGATCTTCTTGGACATTCACGAACCCGGCGAACACAAGATTCACTTCTCCATGCGAGAAGATGGGTTTGAATTTGATCAGTGGTTGATGACCACCGACGCGAATTTCAAACGGCCCCCAGCGGGACCTTCAGCGAAGCCTCAACAAGCTTCCGAAAAAGTAACCCTTGCGTTGCCTGCGAAAGAGTTTGAATTCAAGAGCGGTGGCTACTACTTGGACCAAGGCAAATGGTTGGCGATCAACCCCGATCGCAACAAAACAGCCGCTGCACAGAAGGTGTTCCCTTTCCCCAGCGGTCGCTACGACATCGCATTGAAAGCCGTGGGCGAAAACGACGGCCAATCAACCTACACCTTGTCCGCTGACAAAGAATCCATCGGTTCATTCACGTGCCCGTTGGCGAACCAAACCTACGCCGAAGGCGAACAGTTCCACCAAACATTCGCCAACGTTCAGCTGACCGAAGGTGCGGAGCTGGAAGTCACTTCCAAGATCGCATCGGCCGACGGTCAAGAGTTCAGCCGAGCACGCTGGAGCGAATTGACGTTCACTCCCGCCAACGAGGCAACAGCAAAGGCCGCGGCCAAATTTGCGAAAGAGAACAATCAGTCAGTCGCGAAGGCGTCTGCCAAGTCCGACTCGCAAGATCGCACTGGCAGCCCCACCAAACCGGTCAGCGATCAACCGCTCCAAATGCCTCGTGAACAGGATGGTGACGGCAAAGTCACCGTCAGTGGCGAGAAACGCGAGTGGCACAAAATCACACTGACACTCAACGGGCCTTATGCTCACGAGCAAGACAACTCGCCCAACCCATTCTTGGACTATCGAATGGATGTCGAGTTCAAACACGAGAACGGCAAACAGTACTTGGTCCCGGGATACTTCGCCGCCAATGGCGATGCCGCGAATTCATCGGCGGAATCAGGCACTCAGTGGCGTGCCCATTTTGCTCCCGATGAAACGGGAACTTGGACCTACACCGTTCGATTCGTCAAAGGCAAGAACGCCGCAATTGATCGAGACGCTTCCGCAGACGCGTTGGCGCCGTTCAACGGCAAGACTGGAAACTTCGCCGTCGCCAAGACCAACAAGTCCGGTCGCGACTTGCGTGCTCACGGACGACTGCAATACGTCAACAAACCTCACCTGCAATTCGCAGGCAGCAAAACGTACTTCCTCAAAGCCGGCGCCGACGCTCCCGAAACCTTGCTGGGATACGCTGAGTTTGACGGGACCGTTGCCGGCAAACCGGGCAAGGTGCCATTGAAGAAATACGCTCCTCACGTAGGTGACTGGCGACGTGGCGACCCGACCTGGAAAGACGGTCAAGGCAAGGGTTTGATCGGCGCGGTCAACTACCTTTCATCGAAAGGCTGCAACGCGTTTTCATTTTTGACCTACAACGCAGGCGGAGACGGCGACAACGTTTGGCCCTTTATCCAGCGTGATGACAAACTGCACTATGACTGCAGCAAACTGGATCAGTGGGGAATCGTCTTTGACCACGGCACTCAGAACGGCATGTACTTGCACTTCAAACTGCAAGAAACCGAGAACGACGACCATCGCCAAGGGCAAAAGGCCAACGGCTACAAACCTGAATCGCTCGATGGTGGCAAACTCGGCACGCAACGAAAGTTGTACTTGCGAGAAATCATCGCTCGCTTCGGTCACAACTTGGCGTTGAACTGGAACCTTTCCGAAGAGACCACGCAAACGGCCGACGAACACCTCGCGATGTTGAACTACATCGGGGAAATGGATCCCTACGGGCACCATCGCGTTTTGCACACTTACCCCGGTCAACAAGACGAGAAGTACGATCCGTTGCTCGGCGACAAGTCCAACCTGACCGGTGTGTCGCTGCAAAACAGCCACATCAAGGACACCCACTGGCAAACGGTGAAGTGGAGAGAGAAAGCACGCGAAGCTGGCAAGGCTTGGGTGGTTGCGTTTGACGAGTCAGGAACAGCCGCTCACGGTCAATGTCCCGACCTTGGTTACCGCGGTTACGACGGTCACGACAAGACCGGCAAAATGACCTACACCCAACACGAAGTCCGCAAGCAAACCTTGTGGGGCAACTTCATGGGCGGCGGTGGCGGAGTCGAATACTACTTCGGCTACCAATACGTCGAAAACGACCTCGGATGTGAAGACTGGCGAAGTCGCGATCAAAGCTGGGACGCTTGCCGGATCGCAATCGAGTTCTTCCAAAACAACTCGATCCCGTTCTGGGACATGGCCAACGCCGACGAGTTGATTGGCAACGAGAAGCATGACAACTCCAAGTACTGCTTGGCCAAGACAGGTGAGGTGTACGTCGTTTACTTGCCAAACGGTGGCACCACGTCGATCGATCTGAGCGATGCGGAAGGCGAGTTCCAAGTGCAGTGGTACAACGCCCGCATCGGCGGCGACCTGCAATCGGGTTCCGTCAAAACAGTTTCGGGCGGCGGTTCGGTCGAAATCGGCAATCCACCTGCCGAAGCCGATCAAGATTGGGCCGTGTTGCTGCGGAAGTAG
- a CDS encoding ATP-grasp domain-containing protein — MKTVTNPCDGENRPAILLVGASVRWAAQSLRRGQPNSRLIGLDWFGDADTRMVCDQFHPFQLGEEPSQNLSEQIDSVAILHAARVVHVGGLQFAGAANPWEGWNRLQSIARELATESGANEFPVTFPLTYQCSAGRGRLAGATGEDAPLAELMDGASGRSIDWLWKQVDSTGGLGIRSVLPGNLVIAESGDGWLQQRVHGRSYGLVAIAEANQTRVLGLSRGLHHRSGDRPFVYSGARGPIVEGGGVDPGNVPWRSLQTLSERVAREFSLRGLFNLDFLRDAAGRWWLLELNARPSASCEVIERWATETGQLPAGHSLMRMHLEAIGGRERTDQMDCRSNLDALRGANASAQWIKRVVFAHQDGLVDIRKIQRRLRAESIAVELADLPPSPVKVTAGDPILTLLVRIDDRAKGMAAAQLRRAIRIVQGSR; from the coding sequence TTGAAAACGGTAACAAACCCCTGCGACGGTGAGAACCGCCCCGCAATTCTACTGGTGGGGGCGTCGGTTCGATGGGCCGCCCAATCGCTGCGTCGTGGGCAGCCAAATTCACGGCTGATTGGCCTGGATTGGTTCGGTGATGCCGACACCCGAATGGTTTGCGACCAATTCCATCCATTTCAGTTGGGCGAGGAACCCTCCCAAAATCTCTCCGAACAGATCGATTCGGTCGCGATTTTGCACGCCGCAAGGGTGGTTCACGTGGGCGGGCTGCAGTTCGCCGGAGCGGCGAATCCGTGGGAGGGCTGGAACCGCCTGCAGTCCATTGCTCGCGAATTGGCCACCGAATCGGGGGCCAATGAGTTCCCGGTGACGTTTCCGCTCACCTACCAGTGCTCCGCCGGGCGAGGTCGTTTGGCGGGAGCAACCGGCGAGGACGCACCTCTGGCGGAGTTGATGGACGGGGCATCTGGCCGATCCATCGACTGGCTGTGGAAGCAAGTCGACTCGACCGGCGGTTTGGGCATTCGTTCGGTGCTGCCAGGGAACCTGGTGATCGCGGAATCGGGCGACGGATGGTTGCAACAACGGGTCCACGGTCGCTCGTACGGTCTGGTGGCCATCGCGGAAGCCAATCAGACACGCGTGCTGGGACTGTCTCGGGGGCTCCATCACCGATCCGGTGACCGACCGTTTGTTTACTCGGGGGCCCGTGGGCCGATCGTCGAGGGCGGTGGCGTTGATCCTGGCAACGTGCCCTGGCGGTCGCTGCAAACACTGAGTGAACGCGTCGCCCGGGAGTTTTCCCTTCGCGGACTTTTCAATCTCGACTTCCTGCGTGACGCGGCAGGTCGATGGTGGTTGCTGGAACTGAACGCCCGCCCCAGTGCATCGTGCGAGGTCATTGAACGTTGGGCCACCGAGACGGGGCAGTTGCCTGCAGGGCACTCGTTGATGCGAATGCACCTGGAAGCCATTGGTGGGCGTGAGCGGACGGATCAGATGGATTGTCGTTCCAATTTGGACGCGTTGCGCGGTGCGAACGCATCGGCTCAGTGGATCAAGCGAGTCGTCTTCGCCCATCAAGATGGCTTGGTCGACATCCGGAAGATTCAAAGGCGGTTGCGTGCCGAGTCAATTGCGGTCGAGCTCGCTGACCTTCCCCCGTCACCCGTGAAGGTGACGGCAGGAGACCCGATCTTGACGTTGTTGGTCCGAATCGACGACCGCGCAAAAGGAATGGCCGCGGCGCAATTGCGCCGGGCCATTCGAATCGTTCAAGGTTCAAGATGA
- the fae gene encoding formaldehyde-activating enzyme: MQFHIGESLVGDGNEISHIDLMIGSKDGPVGAAFANALANQSEGHTNLLAVLEPNVAVKPSTVMVTKVTIKGMKQAVQMFGPAQAAVAQAVADAVSEGIIPKDQCEDLVCVCGVFIHPAAEDDEKIYKYNYEATKDALKSAMQGKPSVDDMLAKKDTAAHPFKGF; this comes from the coding sequence ATGCAATTCCACATTGGTGAATCCCTCGTCGGTGACGGCAACGAAATTTCGCACATCGATCTGATGATCGGTAGCAAAGACGGACCCGTCGGCGCAGCGTTCGCCAACGCATTGGCCAACCAAAGCGAAGGTCACACCAACCTGTTGGCCGTGCTCGAGCCCAACGTGGCTGTGAAGCCATCGACCGTGATGGTGACCAAGGTCACGATCAAAGGCATGAAGCAAGCCGTGCAAATGTTCGGACCTGCTCAAGCCGCCGTTGCTCAAGCGGTCGCCGACGCTGTCAGCGAAGGCATCATTCCTAAGGACCAGTGCGAAGATCTGGTTTGCGTCTGCGGCGTGTTCATTCACCCCGCCGCCGAAGACGACGAAAAGATCTACAAGTACAACTACGAAGCCACCAAGGACGCCCTCAAATCGGCCATGCAAGGCAAACCAAGCGTCGACGACATGTTGGCAAAGAAGGACACCGCAGCTCACCCCTTCAAGGGCTTCTGA
- a CDS encoding NADP-dependent methylenetetrahydromethanopterin/methylenetetrahydrofolate dehydrogenase — MPKNILFQLDVDPHPSSFDAVVAVDAGVDHLFQYGSVQADAVESLVHGAMFTRGGDDLKHSALFIGGNDVVQAEAIFRRVQKAFFGPVRVSVMLDASGCNTTAAAAVASASKHVTLDGCTAVVLGGTGPVGRRVAQMLARQNANVLLTSRSLNRAETACKQIGAHVSSGNLEAVAPENEDDLKALLERAEVIIASGAAGVELASKELIHGLSKLRVAIDLNAVPPAGLGGVEAFDKAKPLHENQTDGPVAYGPIGVGGLKMRTHKAAIAKLFTSNSLVLDADEIYDLTMEQMNR, encoded by the coding sequence ATGCCCAAGAACATCCTGTTTCAGTTGGACGTGGACCCTCACCCCAGTTCATTCGATGCGGTTGTCGCGGTCGATGCGGGCGTTGACCACTTGTTTCAGTATGGCAGCGTGCAAGCGGATGCGGTGGAATCACTGGTACACGGCGCCATGTTCACGCGTGGTGGTGACGACCTCAAACACTCCGCTCTGTTCATCGGCGGAAACGATGTGGTCCAAGCCGAAGCAATCTTTCGCCGTGTTCAAAAAGCTTTCTTTGGCCCCGTTCGTGTCTCGGTGATGCTGGACGCTTCCGGATGCAACACCACCGCTGCCGCTGCGGTGGCCTCCGCGTCCAAGCACGTGACACTGGATGGTTGCACCGCCGTGGTCCTGGGCGGCACCGGCCCCGTTGGCAGGCGTGTTGCTCAAATGCTGGCACGGCAAAACGCCAATGTGCTGCTGACCAGCCGTTCGCTCAACCGCGCTGAGACCGCCTGCAAGCAGATCGGTGCCCACGTCAGTTCCGGCAACCTCGAAGCCGTCGCGCCTGAAAACGAAGACGACCTGAAAGCACTGCTCGAACGAGCCGAGGTGATCATTGCCAGTGGCGCGGCCGGAGTCGAACTGGCCTCCAAAGAATTGATCCACGGCCTTTCCAAACTGCGTGTTGCAATTGATCTCAACGCAGTGCCCCCGGCAGGACTGGGCGGCGTGGAAGCGTTTGACAAGGCGAAACCGCTGCACGAGAACCAAACCGACGGTCCAGTCGCTTACGGCCCCATTGGTGTGGGTGGACTGAAGATGCGAACGCACAAAGCCGCGATCGCCAAACTCTTCACATCCAATTCGCTGGTCCTGGACGCGGATGAGATCTACGACCTGACAATGGAACAGATGAATCGCTGA